One Pseudomonas brassicacearum genomic region harbors:
- a CDS encoding MFS transporter, translating to MNDGPGELAVQGGVKVYTRPVVLLLSATFILTVARALALPYLVVYFSQAFGLGVTDIGLVVGGALIVSSLLGVYGGFLVDRFSNYRILLGAATLFALAFAVAYQVASLVPFIIAIVVVNLAYAVIDIAVKSGIGFLVTAEKRGSVFSMKYTLTNVGYAIGPFLGVLCAKISPGLPFAVSALIGVAFVVLYSVLGERLPRGESVERPNNDFARVLVHLVRNYRLVCFTIGGILSAVVFGQFTAYLSQYLIVTSTPENTYTIINYLVTTNACVVIGLQYLVGSRINQSNLFRMLMLGMLFFVIGLMGFCYAQTPVVWALAMIVFTVGEIIIIPVEYLFIDYIAPEDMRGVYYGAQNLSNLGAALGPVLCGVALSLYAPQAMFYLLSLCVVVASGFYFLGSRGER from the coding sequence ATGAACGACGGGCCGGGAGAGTTGGCCGTGCAGGGCGGGGTCAAGGTTTATACGAGGCCCGTGGTCCTGCTGCTGTCGGCGACGTTTATCCTGACCGTTGCCCGGGCGCTGGCGTTGCCTTATCTGGTGGTTTATTTCTCCCAGGCTTTTGGTCTGGGAGTCACTGATATCGGCCTGGTGGTGGGCGGCGCGTTGATCGTCAGTTCCCTCCTGGGTGTCTATGGCGGCTTCCTGGTGGACAGGTTTTCCAACTACCGGATCCTGCTCGGCGCCGCCACGCTGTTTGCCTTGGCCTTTGCCGTGGCGTATCAGGTCGCCAGCCTGGTGCCGTTCATCATCGCCATCGTGGTGGTCAATCTTGCCTATGCGGTGATCGATATTGCGGTGAAGTCGGGGATCGGTTTCCTGGTGACGGCGGAAAAGCGGGGAAGCGTGTTTTCCATGAAGTACACGCTGACCAATGTCGGTTATGCCATCGGGCCCTTTCTGGGTGTGCTGTGCGCGAAGATCAGTCCCGGCCTTCCGTTTGCGGTCTCGGCGCTGATTGGGGTGGCTTTTGTTGTGCTGTACAGCGTGCTGGGCGAGCGACTTCCTCGGGGTGAAAGCGTAGAGCGACCGAATAACGATTTTGCCCGTGTACTGGTCCACTTGGTGCGTAACTACAGGCTGGTCTGTTTCACCATCGGGGGCATTCTCAGTGCCGTCGTGTTTGGTCAGTTTACGGCCTACCTGTCGCAATATTTGATCGTGACCAGTACCCCGGAGAACACTTACACCATCATCAACTATTTGGTCACCACCAACGCTTGCGTGGTCATTGGTCTGCAATACCTGGTCGGATCGAGGATCAATCAGAGCAATCTGTTCCGGATGTTAATGCTGGGCATGCTGTTCTTCGTGATCGGTCTGATGGGCTTTTGTTATGCACAGACCCCGGTTGTCTGGGCCTTGGCCATGATCGTTTTCACCGTGGGCGAAATCATTATTATCCCGGTGGAGTACCTGTTCATCGATTACATCGCCCCGGAGGATATGCGCGGCGTGTACTACGGTGCGCAAAACCTGTCCAACCTGGGGGCGGCGCTGGGGCCGGTGTTGTGCGGTGTCGCGCTATCGCTCTATGCACCTCAAGCCATGTTCTACCTGTTGTCCCTGTGTGTTGTCGTGGCCAGCGGGTTTTATTTCCTGGGTTCAAGAGGCGAGAGGTGA
- a CDS encoding aminotransferase class V-fold PLP-dependent enzyme yields the protein MIHFNTAGSGLMSSETLSLMQGYLQEEFESGAYETELNHASVLDVEVYENIARLLGADVRNVALFDGATKAWVTALEALTWSEGARVLVTPYEYAGNLIALATLQRLYGVVIEVMPLLADGNLDLQWLARHMSAEVKLVSIVHVPSCCGIVNDIEAVGNILRDYPSLYFVDACQSVGMLALDVRAAGCDVLTAAGRKFLCGPRGTGFAYLSDRFLATVQPRFTDLSRATVDASGVVTRGIGDARGFEYAERNNAAVVGLNQAIKERLSSAYGAESELYQTLLRRLAQTPGVNLIAPGTHRQGIIAFTHERYSATDIVSRLRARGINCWPGYAAHTPYFMLKHGPERFVRVSINARNSPREVDEFISLLSEL from the coding sequence ATGATTCACTTCAATACGGCGGGTTCGGGGCTTATGTCCAGCGAGACGCTGAGCCTGATGCAAGGTTATCTGCAGGAAGAATTTGAGTCGGGAGCCTATGAAACCGAATTGAATCACGCCTCGGTCCTGGACGTTGAGGTCTATGAAAACATCGCCCGGCTGCTGGGCGCCGATGTGCGTAATGTGGCGCTTTTCGATGGCGCGACCAAGGCGTGGGTGACCGCGCTGGAGGCCTTGACCTGGTCGGAAGGTGCCCGTGTCCTGGTCACTCCTTATGAATACGCGGGCAACCTGATCGCACTGGCAACCCTGCAGCGACTGTACGGTGTGGTGATTGAAGTGATGCCGCTGCTGGCCGATGGAAACCTCGATCTGCAATGGCTGGCCCGGCACATGAGCGCCGAGGTCAAGCTGGTCTCGATCGTCCACGTTCCTTCTTGCTGTGGCATCGTGAATGATATCGAAGCGGTGGGGAATATCTTGCGCGATTACCCCAGCCTGTACTTTGTCGATGCCTGTCAATCGGTCGGCATGCTGGCGCTGGACGTGCGCGCCGCTGGCTGCGATGTATTGACGGCTGCGGGTAGAAAGTTTCTGTGCGGGCCGAGAGGAACGGGGTTTGCCTATCTGTCCGATCGTTTCCTGGCCACCGTGCAGCCGCGTTTCACTGACTTGAGCCGGGCCACGGTTGATGCTTCCGGGGTTGTTACGCGGGGGATTGGAGATGCCCGGGGTTTTGAATACGCCGAGCGTAACAATGCGGCAGTGGTGGGTTTGAATCAGGCGATCAAAGAGCGCTTGTCGAGCGCATACGGAGCGGAGTCCGAGCTCTATCAAACGCTGTTGCGCCGTCTGGCACAGACGCCTGGGGTCAACCTGATTGCGCCGGGTACTCACCGTCAGGGCATCATCGCATTCACCCATGAGCGCTATTCGGCGACCGACATCGTTAGTCGTTTGCGAGCCCGGGGTATCAATTGTTGGCCGGGATACGCTGCGCATACGCCGTACTTCATGTTGAAACACGGGCCTGAGCGCTTTGTGCGCGTTTCAATTAATGCCAGGAACAGCCCCCGGGAGGTGGATGAGTTTATCTCGTTGCTTTCCGAGTTATAA
- the gntB gene encoding guanitoxin biosynthesis L-arginine gamma (S) hydroxylase: MNDVNRFNPSAELRQRLRPLYKKDNWHWLLALCADLLVMASAVFLASRYNVLYPLALLFIGSRQRALASLLHEAAHMTLAQNKTLNKWVGEYLLAYPIFQDYEAYRRSHVQMHHHHLGDQHKDPDHRFYIESGLYQAQDRLDFLVRHLFRSVTLVNTYKYFLYLVKNRAGSILASPLQGVKLLAVHGAILLLFSYFVGPWGYVLFWLIPYFTVFQVIGWLSEISEHFGMFGVYEDEVKLTRNRFPTLIERLFIGMHGDNYHLTHHLFAGVPFWNLKQTHQVLMEDESYAAANRGCGGIFTAKGDARSSIHQIFEAYRSGKISTVDVTA, translated from the coding sequence ATGAACGATGTAAACCGGTTTAACCCTTCTGCTGAATTAAGGCAGCGCTTGCGTCCTCTTTATAAAAAAGACAACTGGCATTGGCTACTTGCCCTTTGCGCAGACTTGCTCGTCATGGCCTCGGCGGTGTTTCTGGCCAGTCGCTATAACGTTCTGTATCCACTGGCATTGCTGTTCATTGGCTCCCGGCAGCGGGCGCTGGCCTCGCTTCTGCACGAAGCGGCGCACATGACCCTGGCTCAAAACAAGACACTTAACAAGTGGGTCGGTGAGTACCTCCTGGCTTATCCCATCTTCCAGGACTATGAGGCCTATCGTCGATCCCATGTGCAGATGCACCATCACCATTTGGGTGACCAGCATAAGGATCCCGACCACCGTTTCTATATCGAGTCTGGCCTGTACCAGGCCCAGGACCGTCTGGATTTCCTGGTTCGCCATCTGTTCAGGAGCGTTACGCTGGTCAATACCTACAAGTATTTCCTCTACCTGGTAAAGAACCGTGCGGGGAGTATTTTGGCCAGCCCGTTACAGGGCGTGAAACTGCTGGCGGTGCATGGCGCAATCCTGCTGCTCTTCAGCTACTTCGTCGGCCCGTGGGGCTATGTTTTGTTCTGGTTGATCCCTTACTTCACGGTATTCCAGGTGATTGGCTGGCTCTCCGAGATTTCCGAGCACTTCGGCATGTTCGGTGTGTACGAGGATGAGGTAAAGCTGACGCGCAATCGTTTCCCGACGCTGATCGAACGATTGTTTATCGGCATGCATGGCGATAACTACCATCTGACGCACCACCTGTTTGCCGGTGTGCCGTTCTGGAATCTGAAGCAGACGCATCAGGTCTTGATGGAGGACGAGAGCTACGCGGCAGCCAATCGCGGCTGCGGTGGCATTTTCACCGCGAAAGGGGACGCCCGATCGAGTATCCATCAGATATTCGAGGCGTATCGAAGCGGTAAGATCAGCACCGTTGACGTGACGGCGTAG
- a CDS encoding cupin domain-containing protein, translated as MTAPITVLRDTHPLPVLDACKWEKLEGDPHTVNLNAYTSEDGSKIMGTWICTPGKWYVEYVKWEYCHFQEGYCIITPEGMEPIHLRAGDIFVIEPGMKGTWEVVETVRKYFVFA; from the coding sequence ATGACCGCACCCATCACCGTCCTGCGCGATACCCACCCGCTGCCCGTACTCGACGCCTGCAAATGGGAAAAACTCGAAGGCGACCCGCACACCGTCAACCTCAACGCCTACACCAGCGAAGACGGCAGCAAGATCATGGGCACCTGGATCTGCACACCCGGCAAATGGTATGTGGAGTATGTGAAGTGGGAATACTGCCATTTCCAGGAAGGCTACTGCATCATCACCCCGGAAGGCATGGAACCGATCCATCTGCGCGCGGGCGACATCTTCGTCATCGAGCCAGGCATGAAAGGTACCTGGGAAGTGGTCGAGACTGTGCGTAAGTACTTCGTCTTCGCCTGA
- a CDS encoding LysR substrate-binding domain-containing protein, with protein sequence MHFDLTDLRLYLNILDTGNITAGAARSHLSLAAASARIRAMEASLGIGLLERGRRGVTPTPAGKALAQHARVLLQHVEHLQQDLAEYAQGVKGQVRLLCNTSAMTEYLPELLAGFLKGHANLDIDLQELPSSRITHALRQGAADLGIVSDAVDTDGLQTWPFRDDPLVLILPSGHPLADGRALSFSETLSHDYVGLNASSALAIYLEEQALHTGLRMQIRIRADGFDGVIRMVAHGAGIAIVPKAAIARRPPESAYQCVPLREAWAHRALLLCARNFEGLPAYAKALARHLAE encoded by the coding sequence ATGCACTTCGACCTCACCGACCTGCGCCTCTACCTGAACATCCTCGACACCGGCAACATCACTGCCGGTGCGGCTCGCAGCCATTTGTCCCTGGCAGCGGCCAGTGCGCGCATCCGCGCCATGGAGGCGTCCCTGGGCATCGGCTTGCTCGAACGCGGCCGACGCGGCGTCACCCCCACGCCGGCCGGCAAGGCCCTGGCGCAACATGCCCGGGTGTTGCTGCAACACGTCGAACACTTGCAACAGGATCTGGCCGAGTACGCCCAGGGCGTCAAAGGCCAGGTACGGCTGTTATGCAACACCAGCGCCATGACCGAATACCTGCCCGAACTGCTGGCCGGTTTCCTCAAGGGCCATGCCAACCTCGATATCGATCTACAGGAATTGCCCAGTTCACGAATCACCCATGCGCTGCGTCAGGGCGCGGCGGACTTGGGGATCGTTTCCGACGCGGTGGATACCGATGGCCTTCAGACCTGGCCGTTTCGCGACGATCCACTGGTCTTGATCCTACCGTCTGGACATCCCTTGGCTGACGGCCGAGCGCTGAGTTTCAGCGAAACCCTCAGCCATGACTATGTCGGCCTGAACGCTTCCAGTGCCTTGGCCATCTACCTCGAAGAGCAGGCGCTGCATACCGGCCTGCGCATGCAAATCCGCATTCGCGCTGACGGTTTCGATGGGGTGATTCGCATGGTGGCCCACGGTGCCGGTATCGCCATCGTGCCGAAAGCGGCCATCGCCCGGCGCCCACCCGAATCCGCATATCAATGCGTCCCGCTGCGGGAGGCCTGGGCGCACCGGGCGTTGCTGTTGTGCGCGCGGAACTTCGAAGGTTTGCCAGCCTACGCCAAGGCCCTGGCGCGGCATCTGGCCGAGTGA